A window of Panthera leo isolate Ple1 chromosome D2, P.leo_Ple1_pat1.1, whole genome shotgun sequence contains these coding sequences:
- the GBF1 gene encoding Golgi-specific brefeldin A-resistance guanine nucleotide exchange factor 1 isoform X11 translates to MRAGGMSDSSKWKKQKRSPRPLRHMTKVTPGSELPTPNGTTLSSNLTGGMPFIDVPTPISSASSEAASAVVSPSTDSGLEFSSQTTSKEDLTDLEQPGSPGYSTATEPGSSELGIPEQPDPQQEGIHVEKAQSASVESIPEVLEECTSPADHSDSASVHDMDYVNPRGVRFTQSSQKEGTALVPYGLPCIRELFRFLISLTNPHDRHNSEVMIHMGLHLLTVALESAPVAQCQTLLGLIKDEMCRHLLQLLSVERLNLYAASLRVCFLLFESMREHLKFQLEMYIKKLMEIITVENPKMPYEMKEMALEAIVQLWHIPSFVTELYINYDCDYYCSNLFEDLTKLLSKNAFPVSGQLYTTHLLSLDALLTVIDSTEAHCQAKVLNSLTQQEKKEAARPGYETVDGIREASNTERAANDRKPVGIAPDVPGLHLPGGGRLPAEHGKPGCSDLEEAGDSGADKKFTRKPPRFSCLLPDPRELIEIKNKKKLLITGTEQFNQKPKKGIQFLQEKGLLTIPMDNTEVAQWLRENPRLDKKMIGEFVSDRKNIDLLESFVSTFSFQGLRLDEALRLYLEAFRLPGEAPVIQRLLEAFTEHWRNCNGSPFANSDACFALAYAVIMLNTDQHNHNVRKQNAPMTLEEFRKNLKGVNGGKDFEQDILEDMYHAIKNEEIVMPEEQTGLVRENYVWNVLLHRGATPEGIFLRVPAGSYDLDLFTMTWGPTIAALSYVFDKSLEETIIQKAISGFRKCAMISAHYGLSDVFDNLIISLCKFTALSSESIENLPSVFGSNPKAHIAAKTVFHLAHRHGDILREGWKNIMEAMLQLFRAQLLPKAMVEVEDFVDPNGKISLQREETPSNRGESTVLSFVSWLTLSGTEQSSVRGPSTENQEAKRAALDCIKQCDPEKMITESKFLQLESLQELMKALVSVTPDEETYDEEDAAFCLEMLLRIVLENRDRVGCVWQTVRDHLYHLCVQAQDFCFLVERAVVGLLRLAIRLLRREEISGQVLLSLRILLLMKPSVLSRVSHQVAYGLHELLKTNAANIHSGDDWATLFTLLECIGSGVKPPAALQATARADAPDAGAQSDSELPSYHQNDVSLDRGYTSDSEVYADHCRPGKIHRSATDADVVNSGWLVVGKDDIDNSKPGPGPSRLGPSPLVNQYSLTVGLDLGPHDTKSLLKCVESLSFIVRDAAHITPDNFELCVKTLRIFVEASLNGGCKSQEKRGKSHKYDSKGNRFKKKSKEGSVLRRPRTSSQHATRGGHSDDDEDEGVPASYHTVSLQVSQDLLDLMHTLHTRAASIYSSWAEEQRHLETGGRKIEADSRTLWAHCWCPLLQGIACLCCDARRQVRMQALTYLQRALLVHDLQKLDALEWESCFNKVLFPLLTKLLENISPADVGGMEETRMRASTLLSKVFLQHLSPLLSLSTFAALWLTILDFMDKYMHAGSSDLLSEAIPESLKNMLLVMDTAEIFHNADARGGSPSALWEITWERIDCFLPHLRDELFKQTVIQDPMPMEPHAQKPMASAHMAPAAGDTRTPGHPPPPEMPSELGVCDFEKPEGPRPANSSSPGSPVASSPSRLSPTPDGPPPLAQPPLILQPLASPLQVGVPPMTLPIILNPALIEATSPVPLLATPRPTDPMPTSEVN, encoded by the exons ATGAGAGCAGGAGGCATGAGTGATTCATCCaagtggaagaaacagaagagatccCCCCGGCCTCTGCGCCATATGACCAAAGTCACACCGGGTTCAGAGCTGCCCACCCCCAACGGAACTACCTTATCCTCTAACCTCACTG GGGGAATGCCCTTCATTGATGTGCCCACTCCCATCTCTTCTGCAAGTTCAGAAGCTGCCTCAGCAGTGGTCAGCCCCTCTACAGACAGTGGCCTGGAGTTCTCCTCCCAGACCACCTCCAAGGAAGACCTCACTGACCTGGAACAACCTGGCTCTCCAGGGTATAGCACAGCTACAGAGCCTGGCAGCAGCGAGCTGGGGATTCCTGAGCAGCCTGATCCCCAG CAGGAAGGGATTCATGTGGAAAAGGCCCAGTCAGCATCCGTGGAATCCATCCCCGAAGTGTTAGAGGAGTGCACATCCCCTGCTGACCACTCTGATTCTGCCTCTGTTCATGACATGGATTACGTCAATCCCCGGGGTGTACGCTTTACACAGTCCTCCCAGAAGGAAG GTACAGCATTGGTCCCCTATGGTCTTCCCTGCATCCGCGAACTCTTCCGCTTCCTCATCTCCCTCACCAATCCACACGACCGCCATAATTCAGAGGTTATGATCCACATGGGATTGCATTTGCTGACAGTGGCTCTTGAATCAGCCCCTGTAGCCCAGTGCCAAACCCTGTTGGGCCTCATCAAGGATGAGATGTGCCGCCACTTACTCCAG CTACTCAGTGTAGAGCGACTAAACCTTTATGCTGCTTCCCTGCGGGTATGCTTCCTACTGTTTGAGAGCATGAGGGAGCACCTCAAGTTCCAATTGGAG ATGTACATCAAAAAGCTTATGGAAATCATCACTGTGGAGAACCCCAAGATGCCTTACGAGATGAAGGAGATGGCACTGGAGGCCATTGTGCAGCTCTGGCACATCCCCAGCTTTGTCACTGAGCTCTATATCAACTATGATTGTGACTATTACTGTTCCAACCTCTTTGAAGACCTCACCAAGCTGCTGTCCAAG AATGCCTTCCCTGTGTCTGGTCAGCTCTACACAACACACCTCCTCTCTCTTGATGCCCTGTTAACAGTGATTGATAGCACTGAGGCCCATTGCCAGGCCAAAGTCCTCAACAGTCTTACccaacaagagaagaaagaagcagcTAGACCTGGCTATGAGACAGTAGATGGCATCCGAGAAGCCAGCAATA CTGAGAGAGCAGCCAACGACAGGAAACCTGTAGGCATAGCCCCAGATGTCCCAGGCCTACATTTACCAGGTGGAGGGCGGCTGCCAGCAGAACACGGGAAGCCAGGATGCAGTGATCTGGAGGAAGCTGGTGACTCTGGGG CTGACAAAAAGTTTACCCGGAAGCCACCTCGATTTTCCTGTCTCCTGCCAGATCCACGGGAActgattgaaattaaaaacaaaaagaag CTGCTAATCACGGGCACAGAACAGTTCAATCAGAAACCAAAGAAGGGGATCCAGTTTCTGCAAGAAAAAGGCCTCCTCACCATCCCAATGGACAACACAGAAGTAGCCCAGTGGCTCCGAGAGAACCCTCGGCTGGACAAGAAAATGATTGGAGAGTTTGTGAGTGACCGCAAAAACATTGACCTGTTGGAGAGCTTTGTAAG CACCTTCAGCTTTCAGGGTCTGCGGCTGGATGAAGCTCTTCGTCTCTACTTGGAAGCCTTCCGCTTACCTGGGGAAGCACCAGTCATCCAGAGGTTGCTGGAGGCATTCACAGAGCATTGGAGG AATTGTAATGGCTCCCCATTTGCCAATAGCGATGCCTGCTTTGCCCTGGCCTATGCTGTCATCATGCTTAATACTGACCAGCACAACCACAATGTTCGCAAACAGAATGCACCCATGACTCTAGAG GAGTTTCGCAAAAACCTAAAAGGTGTGAACGGAGGCAAGGACTTTGAGCAAGACATTCTGGAGGACATGTATCATGCCATCAA GAATGAGGAAATTGTGATGCCTGAAGAGCAGACAGGCTTGGTTCGGGAGAACTATGTGTGGAATGTGCTGCTTCATCGAGGTGCCACCCCAGAAGGCATATTCTTGCGTGTGCCTGCTGGCAGCTATGATCTTGACCTCTTCACCATGACCTGGGGCCCCACTATTGCTGCTCTCTCTTACGTCTTTGACAAAAGCCTTGAGGAAACAATCATCCAGAAAGCCATCTCGGGCTTCAG GAAGTGCGCCATGATCTCCGCCCACTATGGCCTCAGCGATGTATTTGACAATCTCATCATATCTCTGTGCAAATTCACAGCTCTCAGCAGTGAG tctATTGAGAACCTGCCTAGTGTGTTTGGAAGCAACCCCAAAGCCCATATTGCAGCTAAGACGGTATTCCATTTAGCCCATCGTCACGGTGACATCCTGCGGGAGGGCTGGAAGAATATCATGGAGGCCATGCTGCAGCTCTTCCGGGCCCAACTGCTACCCAAAGCTATGGTGGAG GTAGAAGATTTCGTGGATCCCAATGGCAAGATCTCTCTACAGAGGGAGGAGACACCATCAAATCG AGGAGAGTCAACAGTGCTAAGCTTTGTGAGCTGGCTGACACTAAGTGGTACTGAACAGTCTAGTGTGCGAGGCCCATCCACTGAGAACCAAGAGGCCAAAAGAGCAGCCTTAGACTGTATCAAG CAATGTGACCCAGAAAAAATGATCACAGAAAGCAAGTTTCTTCAGCTGGAGTCACTGCAGGAGCTCATGAAG GCTCTAGTCTCAGTGACACCAGATGAAGAGACATATGATGAGGAGGATGCTGCTTTCTGCCTGGAGATGCTGCTGAGGATTGTGCTGGAGAACAG GGACCGTGTGGGTTGTGTGTGGCAGACTGTTCGAGACCATCTGTATCACCTATGTGTCCAGGCACAGGATTTCTGCTTCCTTGTGGAGCGGGCAGTGGTGGGGCTGCTGCGCTTGGCCATTCGACTGCTCCGCAGAGAAGAGATCAGTGGCCAG GTGCTGCTCTCCCTGCGCATTTTGCTACTAATGAAGCCCAGCGTGCTGTCCCGAGTCAGTCACCAGGTAGCCTATGGGCTCCATGAACTCCTTAAGACCAACGCAGCCAACATCCACTCAGGTGATGACTGGGCCACCCTCTTCACGCTACTGGAATGCATTGGCTCAGGCGTAAAACCTCCAGCTGCACTGCAGGCCACAGCCAGGGCTGATGCACCTGATGCTG GGGCCCAATCAGACAGCGAACTCCCATCCTACCATCAGAATGATGTGAGCCTGGACCGAGGATACACTTCTGACTCAGAGGTCTATGCTGACCATTGTAGGCCTGGCAAGATCCACCGATCAGCCACAGATGCTGATGTGGTCAACAGCGGTTGGTTAGTG GTGGGGAAGGATGACATCGATAACTCCAAGCCAGGTCCTGGGCCCAGCCGGCTAGGCCCTTCACCCCTGGTCAATCAGTACAGCCTAACAGTGGGGCTGGACCTCGGGCCACATGACACTAAGTCCCTGCTTAAATGTGTGGAATCTCTGTCGTTCATTGTGCGTGATGCTGCCCACATTACACCTGACAACTTTGAGCTCTGCGTCAAGACTCTCCGCATCTTTGTGGAGGCCAGTCTGAATGGCG GGTGCAAGTCCCAGGAGAAACGTGGCAAGAGTCACAAATatgacagcaaaggaaaccgcTTCAAGAAGAAATCCAAGGAAGGCTCAGTGCTTCGGCGGCCTCGAACCTCCAGCCAACATGCCACTAGAGGTGGGCATAGTGACGATGATGAGGATGAAGGCGTGCCTGCCAGCTACCATACGGTGTCTTTACAGGTCAGTCAGGAC TTGTTAGACCTGATGCACACCCTACACACGAGAGCGGCCTCTATCTACAGCTCGTGGGCGGAGGAGCAGCGCCACCTGGAGACAGGTGGTCGGAAGATCGAAGCAGATTCACGCACCCTCTGGGCCCACTGTTGGTGCCCTTTACTGCAGG GCATCGCCTGCCTGTGCTGTGATGCCCGGCGCCAGGTGCGGATGCAGGCACTGACCTATCTGCAGCGAGCACTACTGGTACATGATCTGCAAAAGCTAGATGCCCTGGAGTGGGAGTCCTGTTTTAACAAG GTGCTGTTTCCTCTACTGACCAAACTCTTGGAGAACATCAGCCCTGCAGATGTGGGTGGGATGGAGGAGACTCGAATGAGGGCTTCCACACTGCTCTCTAAG GTCTTCTTGCAGCACCTGTCTCCGCTGCTGTCACTCTCTACCTTTGCGGCCCTCTGGCTGACCATCCTGGACTTCATGGACAAGTATATGCATGCAGGCTCCAGTGACTTACTG TCAGAGGCCATCCCTGAGTCTCTGAAGAACATGCTCCTGGTGATGGACACAGCAGAGATTTTCCACAACGCAGATGCCCGAGGAGGCAGCCCCTCAGCCCTCTGGGAGATTACCTGGGAGCGCATTGACTGTTTTCTGCCCCACCTACGAGATGAGCTCTTCAAGCAGACTGTCATCCAGG ACCCCATGCCCATGGAGCCACATGCCCAAAAACCTATGGCCTCAGCCCACATGGCTCCTGCTGCTGGGGACACAAGGACACCTGGCCATCCACCTCCTCCAGAGATGCCTTCTGAGCTGGGGGTCTGTG ACTTTGAGAAGCCTGAGGGCCCTCGGCCTGCCAACAGCAGCTCCCCTGGATCACCAGTGGCGTCTAGCCCCAGCAGACTGAGCCCTACTCCAGATGGGCCTCCTCCCCTGGCTCAGCCCCCACTGATCCTGCAGCCCTTGGCCTCCCCACTGCAGGTGGGTGTACCACCCATGACTCTGCCCATCATCCTCAACCCTGCTCTCATTGAGGCCACTTCACCAGTGCCCCTCCTGGCTACACCCCGCCCCACAGACCCCATGCCCACCTCTGAGGTCAACTAA